The Montipora capricornis isolate CH-2021 chromosome 3, ASM3666992v2, whole genome shotgun sequence genome window below encodes:
- the LOC138041571 gene encoding QRFP-like peptide receptor, which produces MATSDGYPTPILVSYMFFYSIVFILSVVGNVIVLCDCYRTIKRCGQSSIKWFLANLAFADLLFTLLSILDAINSLWKWVGGTVSCKLQGFLIEACYTASIMTLVVITYERRRAVITPFSIKTSASSSTYRKLIAVWITSLVIGSPLLYAYSIEVETKGSLLCTNLSFGDLGRQVYYSIHSVCIFIVPLTYMIYAQKSIFLTLSSRNLLTKNDFTTVSVHRHRKVAKTLAALSFAFTVCWAPFIIFRELIYFHIADEGYQWRACQLLIFLNTALDPVLYGLYGDNVKKLYSRFFKNTRRYRTFGKEKVRTSKSIKLSSALRVHSFSVLCKIDQEGPHSSEEQTGCNSHISTVTQL; this is translated from the coding sequence ATGGCGACCAGCGATGGATATCCAACACCAATACTCGTGTCTTATATGTTTTTCTATTCCATTGTGTTTATATTATCAGTGGTAGGAAACGTAATAGTTCTATGCGACTGTTATAGGACGATAAAGAGATGTGGCCAATCTTCCATAAAATGGTTCCTTGCAAATTTAGCTTTCGCTGATTTATTATTCACATTGTTGAGTATATTGGACGCCATCAATTCGTTGTGGAAATGGGTTGGCGGTACTGTTTCTTGCAAGCTACAAGGCTTCCTCATTGAAGCTTGTTATACCGCGTCAATTATGACACTTGTCGTAATAACCTATGAGCGACGAAGGGCTGTGATCACACCCTTTAGCATCAAAACGAGCGCTTCTAGCAGTACTTATAGAAAGCTAATCGCAGTATGGATTACAAGTTTGGTGATTGGTTCACCATTGCTTTACGCGTATTCAATTGAGGTTGAAACAAAGGGATCATTGCTTTGCACAAACCTTTCCTTCGGAGATTTGGGCAGACAAGTATACTACAGTATTCACTCCGTCTGCATCTTCATTGTTCCTTTAACATACATGATATATGCCCAGAAGAGCATTTTTCTTACATTAAGCTCAAGAAACCTACTGACAAAAAACGATTTTACAACAGTGTCGGTCCATCGCCATCGAAAGGTTGCAAAAACTCTTGCTGCCTTAAGTTTTGCATTTACCGTATGCTGGGCACCTTTCATAATTTTCCGAGAGTTAATATATTTTCACATCGCCGACGAAGGATATCAATGGAGAGCGTGCCAACTTTTGATTTTTCTAAACACGGCTTTAGATCCCGTCCTTTATGGACTTTATGGGGATAATGTGAAAAAATTATATTCTCGATTTTTCAAAAACACGCGGCGTTATCGGACGTTTGGAAAGGAAAAGGTGCGTACTTCAAAATCAATCAAGCTTTCGTCGGCCTTACGAGTTCATAGTTTTTCTGTTCTTTGTAAAATAGACCAGGAAGGTCCTCACAGCAGTGAAGAGCAAACTGGATGTAACTCGCATATAAGCACCGTGACACAGCTGTAA